GGACCTATGCCGTCCAGGCCGTGGTTCCTATCGGCTGGACGGGAGTGCACGCGACGCTCGGTCCGCTCGGGACCGAGCAGGACGTCGCGGCCCTCGGCGACATCGCCTTCGCGCCTGTCGTGCTGGGCTGGCACAATGATGCGCTGAACACCTGGTTCTCGGCCTCGCTGACGGTTACCGCGCCAACCGGCGAATGGAAGAACGGCGACCTCGCATTCATCGGGCTCAACTATTGGACGTTCACGCCGGCGATCGGCTTCACCCGGCTGGTGCCCGAATATGGACTCGACCTCTCGGCCAAGCTCGGCATCGACATCAACACCAAGAACAACGACACCGACTATTACAGCGGCGCCGTTGCCCATCTGGACCTGGCCGTCGCCAAAAACCTGAGCGAGAACTTTTCGGTCGGCGGGCTCGCCGGCTTTCTCTATCAGATCCAGGACGATCGCGGCCCTTCGCCGATGCCCATGACGGGTTCAGGGGTCGTTCCATCGCGGTCGGCCCACTCGTGAAATACAAGGCCAAGTTCAAGACGACCGAGGTCGATTTCGACCTGCGATGGGCACATGAGGTCGAGACCGAGAACCGGATGAAGGGCGACGCCGTGTTCTTCAACATCAGCGGCAAGTTCTGAGCCGATCGTCGATCATGGCGCTGACGGATTCGACCCCGGCGTCGCCGTTGCCACGGCCTGCCGTGGCTTGAACAGCAGGTCCCTGGCGGCGACCACGGCGCCGACCGTGATCAGGACGCAGGCGAGCACGACCGACCAGTGGAAGACGCCAAAGCCCGCCAGCAAGAGCACGATGACTGAGAACAGGGGTGCCGCGTAGGAGAGGGCGCCCAGGATCATGATGTCGCCGTGCTTGCAGCCATAGTCCCAGGCGTAGAAGCCGGCGCCCAGCGGTATGGCGCCGAGAATGGCGATGGCGGCCCACTGCGTCGATGTCTGTGGCCAGACAGTGGGTTCGAGCGCCAGATGCAGGGCGAAGGCGACCGCGGCGGTGATGAAGCAATAGCCGGCCACGACATCGGTCGGCACCTGGCCGAAGCGGCGCGAGACAACCGAATATCCCGACCAGATGAAGGCGCAGAACAAAGCGATGACATGGCCGGTCATCACCCCATTGGCCAGCCCGACCTGGCCGCCCTTGGTGATGACGACCATGGCGCCGGCAAGGCCGAGGAACACGCCGACCAGATGGTGGGCCTTCAAGCGCTCGCCGGGCAGGAAGGCGGCGAAGACGACGATGAGCAGCGGCCACAGATAGGCGATCAGGCTGACCTCGACGGGCGGCGCCGACTGGATAGCGAAGAAATAGGCGCAGTGGTAGATGCACAGCCCCGCCGTGCCCGTCGCCCACACCTGCCAGGGCTGTCGCAGCGATTGGATCGCGCCGGGGCGGAAGACCCAGCTGCTGGCGCCAACGAGACCACCGAGCAGGAAGGTCATGGCCGCCAGCTGGAAGGGCGGGATCGGGCCGGCGGCGGTCGACAGCAGCGCCAGGAATGACCAGGTCAGGATGGCCGAGAAACCGATGAGGGTCGGGATGGTCTTGTGCACGTCGCGTCTTCCCACAGTTCGAGCGGGAATCGTCGCATGCCGACGAGGCTGTGCGCTGCCATATACGGTCGCCCGGTATCGAGAAAGCGACGTGGTCCGCATCGAGACTGTCCGATCCTGACCAGGCTTGATGCCAAAATGCACCGGGCGTTTCCGGACTATCGGATGTCGCCGGCCAAAGTTGCGCCGTGCCGTTCCATGCCCCAGCTTGGCCGTGTCCGGCGGACTTGAGGGAGTTCTTGCATGAAAGTGGGTTTCATTGGTCTCGGCATGATGGGCCGCAACGCCGCGCTCAACATCCGGCGGGCGGGCTTTGCCATGGTCGTCAACGACATTCGCGACGAGGCGACGGCTGTGCTGGTGGAAAAGGGCGCAGAGGCGGGATTGCACCCGGCCGACGTGCTCGACCGCTGCGATGTCGTGGTCACCATGGTGTTCGGGCCAAAGGAGATCGAACAGGTGGTGCGCGGCCCGCACGGCTTCCTGTCGACCAATTGCCAGGGCAAATACTGGATTGACCTGACCACCTCCAGCCCGAAGCTGATGCGCGAGCTGGGGGCTGAATTCACAGCCAAGGGCGGCCATCCCGTCGATGCGCCGGTGACCGGTTCGGTGGACGCCGCCATACGCGGCGACATGCCGATGTTCGTCGGTGGCGAGGATGCCGACATCGAGGTCGTCCGGCCGGTGATCGAGGCGATGGGCGAGGTCCGCCGCGTCGGCAAGCACGGCAATGGCTATGTCGCCAAACTGGTCAACAACCAGCTGTGGAAGATCCACGCCGCCGCCATCGGCGAGGCGATGGTCACCGCCAAACTCGCCGGGCTGGAGCCGGATGTGTGGTGGGAGGTGATGAAGGGCGGTGCCGCCGACAGTTTCGTGCTGCAGCACGACGTGCCGTCGATCTTTGCCGGACACTACGACCCGTCCTTCCCGATCGCGCTTTGCCTGAAGGATCTCGGCCTGATCGAGGAGCTGCTGGCGGAAACCGGCACGCGCAACGAACTGACGCGGGCCACGCATGACCGCTTCAAGGAAGCCGGCGCGCGCTACGGCATGGGCGCCGGCGAAATGACCGTGTGCAAGCTGATCGAGGACGATGCCGGCGTGGCGCTGCGCGTCGCCGGCGACTGGATTGCCCCCTGGGAGGTGGCGCCGCCGAAGGGCTGAGGGTGGCAATTGTGTACAGATTCTTGTGAAGAGGGACCCCCACCTTAACTTGCCGGGTCTGGTCGGCCCGAGGCTTGGTTGCCACGTGATTCCCCCAATCCGTCGCTGCTTCGCAGCGCCACCTTTCCCCCCTCCGGAGGGAAAGGAAGGGAGCGCTGCTGGAGGAGCGTTGACGGCAAAAAGCTTGGCGCCTTTCCTCTACCCCGTCGATCGGGGGAGAGGTGGCTCGGCGAAGCCGAGACGGAGTGGGGGTCGACCAGCGCAGGATAAGACAATGCATGCGCCAAGCTGCCATGCACGCTATCGCGAAAGACCAGCCGCTTGGAAATGTGTGCATGCCATAGATGGAGAGGTGGTCGCGTAGCAGACGGTGAGGGGCAGCGCAGCCCTATGCGATTGCACTGCCTGGTAGGTGGAACGTCTCGGTAGCAGAGCGAGACGAGGGCCTGCCAGCCCTCCTCGCGATATCGCTTGAGGCCCTGATCAGGCCGCTTCGGAAAAAGTCTTGCGGTCGGCGATGGCGCTGCCCACCGTGACGCCGAGGGATTTGAAGAACTCCGCCGCCGACATTTTTGCGCCGCCCTCGGGCCGGACCTTCAGCAGTTCGAGCTTCCCGCCCTGGACGATGATCTCGACTCCCTTTTCGCCGATCGAAGCGATCTCGCCGGGCTTGCCGGCAACATCGCCAAAGCGGCGGACGGGGTGCTTGCGCGTTTCATAGATGCGCAGCTTGGTGTCGCCGATCATCGTCCATGCGCCAGGCGAGGGATCGCAGCCACGGATCAGATTGTAGGTGTGGTCGATATGGGCATGCCAGTTGATGCGGGCTTCCTTGTCGCGGCACCAGCCTTCGTAGCTGGCCTGGGTCTCGTCCTGGACGATCTCCTGATGGCGGCCGGCCACGACGAGGTCGGCGGCTTCCAGCATGGCTTCGACGCCGAGCGGGAAAAGCTGGTTGAAATAGAGGCTGCCCAGCGTGTCGTCGGGGCCGATGGCCACGGTCTTCTGCAGGATGACCGGACCTTCGTCGAGGCCGTCATTGGGCCGGAAGATGGTCAGTCCGGTCTTGCTGTCGCCCTTGATGATCGGCCAGTTGATCGAGCTCGGGCCGCGATAGTTGGGCAGCAGCGAGGGATGATACTGGATCATGCCGAAGCGCGGTATGGTGACGAAATCCTGCGGCGCGAATTGCAGCACATAGGCCATCACGCCGAGATCGACATCGAGCCCGCGCAGCACGTCGCGGGCCGGCGTGCTTTTCAGCGACGGGAACTGGAAAATCTGCAGGCCGCGCTCCTGTGCGGCGACTTTCAGCGGATCGGGCCTCGCGCCTTCCTTTTCCGGGGCGCAGAACACGCCGGCGATCTCGTCGCCGCGCTTCAGGAAGGCGTCGAGCACGCTGGCGCCGAAAGCCTGTTGTCCGATGATTGCAAGACGCATGGCAATTCCCTTCCGATTGGGCATGGCTCTCCCGACCCCGCCGGAGGCGGGTTCAGCATGAGCCAGTTGATGATTATCCGGCTAAGTTTCGTATCGACCGTTAGGGGCCGGTGTTGATCCAGACCACCTTGGGCTCGGTAAAATTCTCGATGGCCATGTCGCCGTGCTCGCGGCCGTAGCCGGAGTCACGCGTGCCGCCCCATGGCAGGCGGATGTCGGTCGGGCCGTAGGTGTTGATCCATACGGTGCCGGCCTTCAGTTTGCGGGCGAAGCGATGCACGCGGGCGATGTCGGTGCTCCAGACGCCGGCGGCGAGGCTGTAGACCGTGCCGTTGGCGATGTGCAGCGCATCGGCGTCGTCGGTGAACTTGATGACGGTCGCGACCGGCCCGAAGATTTCTTCCTGGGAAATGCGCATGTCATGCTCGACGCCGGCAAAGACGGTGGGCTGCACATAGTAGCCGGTGTCGCCGGCGCGGCCGCCGCCGGTCACCACGGTGGCGCCCTCGTTGCGGCCGATGTCGATATAGTCGAGCACCCGCTTCATCTGCACCTGCGACACCAGCGGACCCATCGCCGTGGAGGTTTCCTGCGGATTGCCGATCCGGGTCGAGGCGGCGCGGGCGGCCAGCCGCTCGACCACCTGATCGTAGATGTCGGCGTGCACGAGAATGCGCGATCCGGCCGAGCAGACCTGGCCGGTGTTGAAGAAGATGCCCGATGCCGCCGCCTTCACCGCCGCGTCCAGATCGGCATCCGGGAAGATGATGTTGGCGGATTTGCCGCCGAGTTCCAGCGTCACCCGCTTCAGATTGCCGGCGGCGCCACGCAGGATGTGCTTGCCGACCGCCGGCGAGCCGGTGAAGCTGATCTTGTCGACATCGGGATGATCGACCAGCGCCTGGCCGGCGATCTTGCCGAAGCCCGGCACGACGTTGATGACGCCGGCTGGGAAGCCGGCCTCAAGGGCCAGCTCGCCGATGCGCAGAGCCGTGAGCGGCGTGATCTCTGCGGGCTTCAGCACCACGGTGCAGCCGCAGGCAAGTGCTGGCGCCAGTTTCCACATGCCGATCATAAGCGGGAAATTCCAGGGGATGATGGCGCCGACGACGCCGAGCGGCTCGCGCACCGTATAGGTCAGGGCATCGGTGCGGGCGGGGATGACCTGGCCGTTTATCTTGTCGGCCATGCCGGCATAGTAGGTCAGCGTGTCGATGACAGCCGGCAGGTCCTGGCGGCGGATGGCCGAGACCGGCTTGCCGGAATCGAGGCTTTCCAGCGCCACCAGCTCGTCTTCCGACTGCCGGATGAGGTCGGCGAGTTTCAGCATCAGCCGGCCACGGTCGCTGGCCTTCATATTGCCCCATGCGCCCTCGAAGGCGTCGCGGGCGGAACGGACGGCGGCGTCGACATCGTCGGCGCCGGCCTCGGCGACCAGCGCTATCACCTCTTCGGTGGCGGGGTTGAGCGTCTCGAAATAGCGGCCCGACAGCGGCGCGACGCGCCTTCCGCCGATCAGGAGATCCTGTTTTCCGCGCACGGTCATGTCGTTCATCGTCTCTCTCCCATGGCGCCGGCCTACGAGGGGCCACTTGCTTCCCTACGCTTAGGAGCAGCGGCCAAGGCCTGTAAATATGATGTGTTCTGCCAGTGAGAATGTGCCGCTGCGGCGTGATCCGGGCAGCGAAATGGAAGGTCAGCGCGCTGTTTTTCGCGACCGATCGATGCGGATTTCGTAGGCGCCGGTTCCCTTCGTTTTTTCGTGCCGGATGCGTCGAAGCCTGAATTGCGACATGCAGGCGCGGCTTCGCGGCGTGAAAGCGCTGAAATGCGATTCAAACGCCATTTTGTCCGGAAGGCGCCAAGCCGGCCCATGCCGCCATCGGCCCATTTCAAAACAACCGCTATAGCCAGATCAATATGTCGTGGACTTCATATTGCTGGTGATGGCAGGGATGACATAGCGTGCGATTTGTCGTCGATTTTCCGCTCCGGCCGCACCTGTCCGTCGACTATTTTTTATCGCCCGGGAGCGACAAGAGGTTGGAGACGGCGGATATGGATGGCCTCGGTCGGTCACGGCGGTGGCATATGCGTGACCGTGGATCGGCCGGTAGGAGTGAAATGGTCCGTATCAACATCGAAGCGACATGGCATTTCACCAGCGAGACGTCGCCGCATTCGATGCGCGTGATCCTGGGCATATTGCGCGAAGTCAAGTCGACGGGCACGCTGGCGACCGCCGCCGAGCACACCGGCATGTCCTATCGCCATGCCTGGAACCTCGTCGACCAGTGGTCGGCCTTCTTCGGCGAGCCGCTGGTCGAGCGGCGCCGGGGCAAGGGCACGCAGCTGACGGCACTCGGCAACAAGCTGGTGTGGGCCGAGCAGCATCTGAAGGCGCGGCTCGGGCCGCAATTGCACAACATCGCGCAGGAACTGGAAATGGAGCTGGCAAGCCTGCTGCCCGACGTGCCGCCGCGCGTGCGCATCCACGCCAGCCACGGTTTTGCGATCTCCAAGCTGAGCGACTTCCTGGCCCGGGAACCAAAGGCGGACATCGATGTCCGCTACATGACCAACCAGGCCTCGCTGGAATCGCTGCGCGCGCAGGAATGCGAACTCGCCGCCATCCATCTGCCGCATGGCGAGTTGCGCAAGCGCGCGGCCGCCGATTGCAAGCGCTGGCTGGACCCGAGCGTCTATTGCGTGCTCGGCTTCGTCACCCGCGCGATGGGCCTGTTCGTGAAGCGCGGCAACCCGCTTGGCATCACCGGCATCCAGTCGCTGGTGGGGACGGGCATCAGCTTCGTCAATCGCGATATCGGCTCGGGCACGCGGCTCTTGTTCGAGCAACTCCTGGCGCAAGGCAAGATCAATTCGGACGGGATCACCGGCTACCAGAATGTCGAGCTCACCCACGCGGCGGTGGCCGCCCATGTCGCCAGGGGCATGGCCGACACCGGCTTCGGCGTCGAGGCCGCAGCGATCGAGTTCGACCTCGACTTCGTCCATGTCATCACCGAGGACTATTTTTTCCTGTGCCGCAGCAACATCCTGAATTCGGGCCCGGTGGAGCGGCTGCGCGAAATCATCAGCGGCACCGAATACCGCCGCGCCATCAACGCGCTGCCCGGTTACGCCGTCTCCGACGCCGGCGTGGTCAAGACCGTGAAGAAGTTCTTTCGGGAGAATTCTTGAAGGTGACCAGCTCGCCTTCGACAACGGCGCTTACCTCCTGATCCGGCTGCGGCGCCCGGTGTCCGGCCACGCGGGCGGTGAAGGACAGGGTCAGTCCGTCCTGGACGGCGGTGAGCTGGACGATGGCGTCGGGACCGAAGAATTTGACGCTGTTCACTTTCGCCCAAACGCCGGCACCATAGCGGAACGGCACCAGACGTATCTGCTCGGGCCTGATCAGCACCTCGACGCTGCCTTCCGGCATGCCGGCGGCGAGCGGCAGCTTGCCCAGCGCGCAGGTGACCTTGCCGTTGCCAGCGGTGCCGGCAAGGATCATGGCTTCGCCGACGAAGCGGGCGATGTCGACATCTGCCGGTGCACGGTAGAGCTCGCCTGGGCTCGCCACCTGCGCCATGCGGCCATGTCGCAGCACCGCCACCGGATCGCCCATCGACAACGCCTCCGGCTGGTCGTGCGTCACCAGCAGCGCCGTTGCGCCGGCGGCCGACAGCGCGGCCATGACGACATTGCGCGTTTCGATGCGCAGTGCCGCGTCGAGCGCGGAAAAGGGTTCGTCCAGCAATACCAGCCGTGGCCCCGGCGCCAGCGCGCGGGCCAGGGCCACGCGCTGTTGCTCGCCGCCCGACAGCTGATCCGGTGTCCGCTCGGCGAAGCCGGCGGGCAGCCCGACCATGGCGAGCAGCTCAGCCAGCCGCCGCCTGTCCCGGCGCTCGCCGCGCGCAAGCCCGAAGAGCACGTTGTCGGCAACCGACAGATGCGGGAACAGGGCGCCGTCCTGCGCCACATAGCCGATCTTGCGGCCTTCGGGCGGCATGTGCACGCCGGCGCCCGACATCAGGATGCCGTCGATGCGGATGGTGCCGGCGTCGGGCTGGTCGAAGCCGCAGATCAGGCGCAGCAGGGTCGTCTTGCCGCTGCCCGAGGCGCCGAGGATCGCGACCAGCGAGCCTGAGCGCACGCTGAGGTCGATGGTCTTCAGCACCGGCCGGCCGCCATAGGATTTGCTCAACCCCTCGATGATCAGTTCCGCCATCGGCTACTCCGTCGCAGTGACGGCCAGCCTGCCGAATTGCCGGGTCAGCAAAAAGGTCGACAGCAGGGACAGGCCGGTCATCAGTGCGGCATAAGGTGCTGCGGCGGCAAATGCCAGCGTCGAGGTATCGGCCCATATTTGCGTGGCCAGCGTGTGGACGCCGATCGGCGCCAGCAGGAGCGTCGCCGTCAGCTCGGTGGTGATCGAGATGAACACCAGCGCTGCGGCCGAGCCGATGCCCGGCGCCGCCAGCGGCACGACGATCCGCAGCGCCACGCCCCAGCGCGACAGGCCAAGCGAACGGCCCGCGTCCTCGAGGCTTGGCCGCAACTGCGCAAACGTCGCCCGCATGCTGACGATCGCCAACGGCAGGAAGAGGATCGCATAGGCCAGGAGGAGCAGGAACGAGGTCTGGTAGATGGGCCGAAGATTGTGCACGGTGAGCGAGATCAGCGACAGTGCGATGACAATTCCGGGCACGCCTTGCGCCAGATAGGCCGCGCGCTCGATCACGGTTACCAGCGGCCCGCGATAGCGGCTGGCCAGGAAAGCCAGCGGCGCGGCAAGCAGCAGGGTCAGCGCCGCGCCGGCAACGCCGTAGGCGATCGACGACAGGGTGGCGCCGGCAAGCAGTTCGGGTGAGGCTATCACGGGCGATATGGCGGCCGAATTGTGCTGCATCAGCCAGAAGGCGATCATGCCGAAGGGCACGCCGATCGTCATCAGCACCAGCAGGCAGCAGGCGGCCAGGATCGGCGGTTTTGTCCAGCCGGCGAGCCTTGTGCGCATGGCGCGCCTGCCGCCCCTGCCGACCCGGGCATAGCGCGTCCTGCCGCGCAGCATGGCTTCCAGCAACAGGCAGACGAGGCACAAAGCGATGAGGATGACGGCCAGCAGCGATGCTTCCGGTCCGTTGAAGCCGGTCTTGTATTCGGCGAATATCTGCGTGGTGAAGGTGCGGAAGCGCAGCAGGGTGAAGGCGCCGAACTCGACCAGCGTGTTCAGTGCCACCAGCAGCATGCCGCCGAACAGGGCGGGCCGCAATTGCGGCAGCACCACGCGCGCGAACACGCCCCATCGCCCGACGCCGAGCACCCCAGCGCTTTCCTCCAGCGTCGGATCGAGACCGCGCAGCGCGGCCGCGACCGGTAGGTAGACAAAGGGGAAATAGGAGCAGCTCAGCACCACGAGCGCGCCGCCGAACTGTTCGAACAGCGGGCTGATCGACACCCAGGCGTAGCTGGTGATGAAAGCGGGAATGGCTAGCGGCACGGCAAAGAGCGTTGCCAGCAACGACCGCCCGGAAAAGTCGTGACGCTCGACGGTCCATGCGGCGAACAGGCCGACCAGGCCGCAAACCAGCGTCGTGGCCACGACAATCGCAACCGTATTGATCAGCAGCTCGCCGACGATCGGCCGGAAGATCAGCGCAGCCGCCTTGGCCGGCGCCAC
The nucleotide sequence above comes from Mesorhizobium shangrilense. Encoded proteins:
- the yddG gene encoding aromatic amino acid exporter YddG; the encoded protein is MHKTIPTLIGFSAILTWSFLALLSTAAGPIPPFQLAAMTFLLGGLVGASSWVFRPGAIQSLRQPWQVWATGTAGLCIYHCAYFFAIQSAPPVEVSLIAYLWPLLIVVFAAFLPGERLKAHHLVGVFLGLAGAMVVITKGGQVGLANGVMTGHVIALFCAFIWSGYSVVSRRFGQVPTDVVAGYCFITAAVAFALHLALEPTVWPQTSTQWAAIAILGAIPLGAGFYAWDYGCKHGDIMILGALSYAAPLFSVIVLLLAGFGVFHWSVVLACVLITVGAVVAARDLLFKPRQAVATATPGSNPSAP
- a CDS encoding NAD(P)-dependent oxidoreductase — translated: MKVGFIGLGMMGRNAALNIRRAGFAMVVNDIRDEATAVLVEKGAEAGLHPADVLDRCDVVVTMVFGPKEIEQVVRGPHGFLSTNCQGKYWIDLTTSSPKLMRELGAEFTAKGGHPVDAPVTGSVDAAIRGDMPMFVGGEDADIEVVRPVIEAMGEVRRVGKHGNGYVAKLVNNQLWKIHAAAIGEAMVTAKLAGLEPDVWWEVMKGGAADSFVLQHDVPSIFAGHYDPSFPIALCLKDLGLIEELLAETGTRNELTRATHDRFKEAGARYGMGAGEMTVCKLIEDDAGVALRVAGDWIAPWEVAPPKG
- a CDS encoding methionyl-tRNA formyltransferase, with translation MRLAIIGQQAFGASVLDAFLKRGDEIAGVFCAPEKEGARPDPLKVAAQERGLQIFQFPSLKSTPARDVLRGLDVDLGVMAYVLQFAPQDFVTIPRFGMIQYHPSLLPNYRGPSSINWPIIKGDSKTGLTIFRPNDGLDEGPVILQKTVAIGPDDTLGSLYFNQLFPLGVEAMLEAADLVVAGRHQEIVQDETQASYEGWCRDKEARINWHAHIDHTYNLIRGCDPSPGAWTMIGDTKLRIYETRKHPVRRFGDVAGKPGEIASIGEKGVEIIVQGGKLELLKVRPEGGAKMSAAEFFKSLGVTVGSAIADRKTFSEAA
- a CDS encoding aldehyde dehydrogenase family protein, yielding MNDMTVRGKQDLLIGGRRVAPLSGRYFETLNPATEEVIALVAEAGADDVDAAVRSARDAFEGAWGNMKASDRGRLMLKLADLIRQSEDELVALESLDSGKPVSAIRRQDLPAVIDTLTYYAGMADKINGQVIPARTDALTYTVREPLGVVGAIIPWNFPLMIGMWKLAPALACGCTVVLKPAEITPLTALRIGELALEAGFPAGVINVVPGFGKIAGQALVDHPDVDKISFTGSPAVGKHILRGAAGNLKRVTLELGGKSANIIFPDADLDAAVKAAASGIFFNTGQVCSAGSRILVHADIYDQVVERLAARAASTRIGNPQETSTAMGPLVSQVQMKRVLDYIDIGRNEGATVVTGGGRAGDTGYYVQPTVFAGVEHDMRISQEEIFGPVATVIKFTDDADALHIANGTVYSLAAGVWSTDIARVHRFARKLKAGTVWINTYGPTDIRLPWGGTRDSGYGREHGDMAIENFTEPKVVWINTGP
- a CDS encoding substrate-binding domain-containing protein encodes the protein MVRINIEATWHFTSETSPHSMRVILGILREVKSTGTLATAAEHTGMSYRHAWNLVDQWSAFFGEPLVERRRGKGTQLTALGNKLVWAEQHLKARLGPQLHNIAQELEMELASLLPDVPPRVRIHASHGFAISKLSDFLAREPKADIDVRYMTNQASLESLRAQECELAAIHLPHGELRKRAAADCKRWLDPSVYCVLGFVTRAMGLFVKRGNPLGITGIQSLVGTGISFVNRDIGSGTRLLFEQLLAQGKINSDGITGYQNVELTHAAVAAHVARGMADTGFGVEAAAIEFDLDFVHVITEDYFFLCRSNILNSGPVERLREIISGTEYRRAINALPGYAVSDAGVVKTVKKFFRENS
- a CDS encoding ABC transporter ATP-binding protein, with protein sequence MAELIIEGLSKSYGGRPVLKTIDLSVRSGSLVAILGASGSGKTTLLRLICGFDQPDAGTIRIDGILMSGAGVHMPPEGRKIGYVAQDGALFPHLSVADNVLFGLARGERRDRRRLAELLAMVGLPAGFAERTPDQLSGGEQQRVALARALAPGPRLVLLDEPFSALDAALRIETRNVVMAALSAAGATALLVTHDQPEALSMGDPVAVLRHGRMAQVASPGELYRAPADVDIARFVGEAMILAGTAGNGKVTCALGKLPLAAGMPEGSVEVLIRPEQIRLVPFRYGAGVWAKVNSVKFFGPDAIVQLTAVQDGLTLSFTARVAGHRAPQPDQEVSAVVEGELVTFKNSPERTSSRS
- a CDS encoding ABC transporter permease, whose product is MSALVSIVVLVPLGFSLVRALSVAPAKAAALIFRPIVGELLINTVAIVVATTLVCGLVGLFAAWTVERHDFSGRSLLATLFAVPLAIPAFITSYAWVSISPLFEQFGGALVVLSCSYFPFVYLPVAAALRGLDPTLEESAGVLGVGRWGVFARVVLPQLRPALFGGMLLVALNTLVEFGAFTLLRFRTFTTQIFAEYKTGFNGPEASLLAVILIALCLVCLLLEAMLRGRTRYARVGRGGRRAMRTRLAGWTKPPILAACCLLVLMTIGVPFGMIAFWLMQHNSAAISPVIASPELLAGATLSSIAYGVAGAALTLLLAAPLAFLASRYRGPLVTVIERAAYLAQGVPGIVIALSLISLTVHNLRPIYQTSFLLLLAYAILFLPLAIVSMRATFAQLRPSLEDAGRSLGLSRWGVALRIVVPLAAPGIGSAAALVFISITTELTATLLLAPIGVHTLATQIWADTSTLAFAAAAPYAALMTGLSLLSTFLLTRQFGRLAVTATE